GGACCGGGCGGCGTCGGCGGAGGACACGTTGTAGTAGACGCTGCCGTCGTGCCCGCGCGCGTTGCCGGTGATCATGTCACCCGGCTGCCCGGCGACGAGCACCTCACGGTGCCCGGACACGTCGACCCGTACGAGCGCTGGTCGCCTGCCCACCGAACCGCCCAGCATCGAGACGGTCAGCGAGCCGTCCGGGTTGAGGGTGACGTTCTCCGGCGCGTCGCCGACGGCGAAGTCGAAGGAGGCGACGGTCTTCACGTGGGTGACGACCGGCTTCGGCTGCGTCTGGTCCGTCGCGGCGGACGCGTACGGCGCCGAGACGAGCACGGCCGACGTCGCGGCAACCGCCGCCGCGAGTCTGAACCGCTTCTTCAGGGGGATTCGTCTGTCGTTCATCACAGTCTCTTCGTGTTGCGGCCGTGCCCTCCCCCAGCCCTGGGCAGCCCTCAGCAGGGTGCGGACAGAGCTGGAGGAGAAGCAGCGTCTCCGGTAGCGGCTGCCCACGAGAGTGAGCAGTTCGTCGGGCTCGGCCAAGTCGGCCGCGTTCGCTTCGATGTCCCCGCGTCGGCGTTGCGCGAGCACGCGCGAGGTGTCCGGCGCCCTCGGTCCGAGGCGTCACGCGTGGCTGCTTGGCCTCATGCCAAGCTAGGGGCTTGGCCTTGTCGGGTGACAGGTCGGGCTGTACGGGGGAGCGGTGTTCCGGGCTGTGGCACGGCCCCCCACCCGCCGAACAGGCGGTCCTAGGCGAGGGTCGCGCGGGCGTCGCCCGCGGAACGCCGGACGGCGGTGGCGGTCAGTTCCCTCACCTTGTCGGCGGGCACCGGGACGCCCGGGACCTCGAAGAACCAGCGCCCTGTCTCCTCCTGGGTCAGCCCCTCGGGCCGCGCCGACAGGTACGGCTGGACGTAGACGGGGGTGCCCGGCTCGCTGCGCCAGCTGTCGGCGAGAGTGCCCATGTCCACGGCGTCGTAGCCCAGCGCGTCCAGCAGTTCGGCCACCTGGGACTTGGCGGCCTTGTCGTCACCGGCGATGGGCAGGGCGCTGCGATCGTCGGCGTCGGCGGGTCGGGCGGAGCTGAACAGGCGCACGAAGTCGATGCTGTTGAAGGCCTTGACCACCTGGGAGTCGGTCAGATGGCGCTGGACCAGTGCGCTGGAGGTCTGCTCGCCGGCGTCGAGCTCGGCGATCCGGTCGTCGCGCTCGGGGTAGTAGTTCATGGTGTCGATGACGGTCTTGCCGGCCAGGGCGGCGGCGGGCAGCTGCGCGTAGGTGTTCAGCGGGACGGTCGCCACCACCAGGTCGCCGGCCTGCGCGGCCTCGGCGGGGGTGGCCGCGCGCGCCTGTTCGCCGAGGTCGGCGACGAGATCGGCGAGGGTCTCCGGGCCGCGGGAGTTGCTCAGCACGACATTGAGGCCGGCGGCGACCGCCAGTCGGGCCAACGCGCTGCCGATGTTGCCGGCGCCGATGAGGCCGAGGGTCTTGGTCACGGGTCGATCTCCTTGCGGGGTGTCAGCCTCTCGGCCGGGGTGATCTTGGAGGCGTCGCGGACGAAGGCGAGCACCTCGTGTCCGGCGGCGGTGGCCCGTTCCACGAACAGGGCGCCGGTGGCTCCGGTGGCGCCAAGGAGGAGGAATGTCATCGGACAGTGTCTCCCGGTGCGCCCCGAGCGCATGGCGGAGAACTTCGACGTCTTCGACTTCCAGCTCACCGACGACCAGATGGCGGCCGTCGCCACCCTGGACACCGGGGCGACGCTGTTCTTCGACCACCGCGACCCGGCGATGGTCAGCTGGCTCGGCGCACGGCGGCTGGACGGCTGACCAGGCAGACGGCGGCGCCGTCGCACCAGGAACGAACGCGATGGGTCAGCGAAGGCAGCGGCGCGATCTGTTCCCGAAGTGATTCCGGTGTCTCGTCCGGGTGTCCGGTGAGGACGTTCCGCAACGCGTGCTGCCGCTGATCGGTCCGACGGCCTGGGTGATCGACGATGTGTCGGTGGTGCCCAAGGACGGGCGGATGTCGGCCGGGGTGGCCCCGCAGTACTGCGGGGCCTTGGGAAAACGGGCCAACTGCCAGGTCGCGGTCGGTATTCATGCCGCCTACGGCGCCAACGCGCTCCTGTGGACCGCATGGTCCGAGCGCGGACCTGCCTACGTCCTGCCGTCCGGTCGGACGTGAGCGCTCCGGGAATCTCACGCCTCACACGTCCGGGAGCGATGCTCCCGGGGTGGCGTCGTGTGACGACCCATCAGGAAAGCCGGCATGAGGTCAGCATTCAGGTCAGCGGGCCCTTCCCCGTGGTTTCAGCGGCGTGGGCGGCAGTTCCGGTGCGCGCAGCGGATCCCCGTCGTAGCCCCTCACCTCGCCGAAACGTGCCCCCTTCATCCAGTCCTCGCGCGCCTGGACGATCTCTTCCTGGGACCGGCCGACGAAGTTCCACCACATGACGAGCTCCTCCTCGAACGGCTCGCCGCCGAGGAGCATCAGGCCCGCGTCGGACTCGGCGCGCAGGGGCAGCTCGGTGCGGCCGCAGCCGAGGTAGAGCATCGAGCCGGGCAGGACGGGCACTCCGTCGACGTGCACCTCGCCGGACATCGACAGCACGCCGTACTCGAAGTCGGGGTCGAGCGGCAGCCGGACGTCGGCGCCGCGGGCGAGCGCGAGGTCGGCGCCCACGATCGGGGTGTACGCCGAACCGGGTGACGTCGAGCCGTCGAGGCCGCCCAGGAGCACGGTGGCCGTGAGGCCGGGAGCGGTGACCGTGGGCAGGTCGGCGTGGTGTTCGAAGGCGGGGTCGGTGTGGCGGTGGGCGTCGGGCAGGGCGACCCAGAGTTGGGCGCCGTGCAGGAGGCGGGCGTGCGCCTTGGGGCTCTCCTCGGAGTGGCTGATCGCGCGCCCGGAGGTCATCAGCCCGAGCTCCCGGGGCCGGATGGTCTGCAGACTGCCGGTCGAGTCGCGGTGCAGCACTTCGCCCTCGTGCAGCCAGCTGACGGTCTGCAGACCCATATGGGGGTGCGGTGGGACCTGCATGCCGGGTTCGTCGGCGATGTCGTCGGGGCCGTAGTGGTCGACGAAGGCCCAGGCGCCGATCATGCGTCGGCCGAGGTTCGGCAGCAGTCGGCGCACCTCGGTCGACCCGCCGAGCTTGACGCGCCGGGGGCTCAGCAGCTCGCGGACGGGTTCGGCGACGACGAATCCACGGCCGCCGCACACACTCGGTACGGGCGCACGGTCAAGGTTGCTCATGCCGCCCAACCTAGCGCTGAGAAGCGGGGATGCGCAGTTCCTGCGAGCGGGGAGCCGTCGGACCGGGGCTTCTCGGTCCTTCGGCGGTCTCTCAGGGGCGAGGTCCGTCCGTCAGCGTCGCCGCGAGTTCCGTGGTGGCGCGGACTACCTCGGTGTCCGGTTCCGGCTCGGCGAGCAGCTGTCGCAGGACGCCGCGCTGCGCGCGGACGGCGAGGCGGGCCTCGCGTTCCCATGCGACATGGTTGCCGGGGTGGCGCAGCAGCTTCGGGTACGCGGCCGCGGTGCTCTCCCACTGCCGGGCGTCGGCGATGCTCTTCAGCAGGCGCAGTATGTCGGCGCGACAGGTGACCTGCGGGAGCCGGACGAGTTCCCAGAGGAACGGGACCGTCGCCGCCGTCGCCTGGTCCACGACGAAGCCGTACTGGCAGATGCGTCGGCGCAGTTGACCGAGGGCCGAGCCCGCGGTGTCGGCGTCGCCCCGGGCGACGGTGGTGAGCAGGTGCGGGATGGCCGCGGCGGACCCGGTGGAGTCCTTGATCTCGGGCCACGGCACGTGTCCGAGGTCTTCCAGGGCGGGGGTTCTCTTCGTGGCAGTCATGTCAGGGGTGGAGACGGGTCGGGAGCATGGCCCAGACGGTCTTGCCCATGGGGGAGCGGCGGGTCCAGCCCCAGTGCTCCGAGAGGGCTTCGACGATGTGCAGTCCGCGGCCGTGCTCCAGCAGGGGATCGCCGTCGTGCGGGTAGAGGGGCGGGTCGTCGCTGGGGTCGGTGACGGCGCACACCAGGTGCGAGCGGCGCAGGCTGAGCCTGAGGCGTACGTCGAAGTCGTCGGCCTCGGGGTCCGGGAGCGCGTGCAGGACGGCGTTGGCGGCCAGTTCGGTGACGACCATGACCGCGTCGTCCGAGCAGTGGTCCAGGGACCAGCCGTCGAGCACGCGGTGGGTGAAGTCCCGCGCCTGCGCGAATCCCTCCCGGCTGCCCGCGAGCGGCAGCACGGCGGTTCTGGGCGAGTCACGGACGGACTCGTGGCTCCGGAACTGCGCAGGTGATGACACGGTGCATCTCCCTGATCCCTGAGACGACGTCAGGACGGTCTGCCAGAAGTGCGGTTGACGGCATGGCTATTATCCACGCTGACAGTGTCCTCGTGCAATTTCACGGGAAATTGCGCGTACGAGCCACGGGCTACGAGCGAGGAGAGTGCTATGTCGTCAGTGCCGAACGGGGTACAGGCCAGCGCGCTGGACGTCCGCTGGATGAAGAGCAGCCACAGCAGCGCCCAGGGCAACTGCGTGGAGGTCGCGGCTCTGGACGGGGGAGACGTCGCCCTGCGCAACTCCCGTGATCCCCATGGGCCCGCGCTGGTCTACACGCCGGCCGAGCTGGCCGCGTTCGTCGCCGGGGCGAAGGACGGGGAGTTCGACCACCTGCTGTGAGGGGGGCGCGTCGTGAGGGTGTCGTGAACATCTGAGGGGGACTCAACTGCCGTGCCCCGTGCGGTCGGAGGCCGTCGGATGCGATGATTGGGTCTGTCGTCTGCCGGTCCACAGGGAGTCAGGATGCCTTTCGAGTCACCTCGCGTCTCCCGCCTCGAACCGTATCTGAATCGGGCCGAGCCCGCCCCGACCTTGCTGAAAATGCTGGTCGGCGTGCAGCTGGCGGGTATCCGGGAGGACGTCGGCCTCTCACAGGACCAGGCAGCGCGCGCCGTCGGATTCAGCCCGGCGAAGCTGTCGCGCATAGAGGCGGGCAAGGGGCGTCGGCCGCCCACCGAGGCCGACGTCCGTGCGCTCCTGGAGCAGTACGGGACCGACGCCTACGAGGCCTCCGTGCTGCTGCAGTTGCTGCGGCGCGCGGGCGAGCCGGGCTGGTGGCAGCGGTACGACAAGCGGCTGATGCCCGAGTGGTTCGACCGGTTCGTCGGACTCCAGGAGGCGGCCATCGCGATCCGTACCTTCGAGATCCAGTACGTGCCGGGGCTGTTGCAGACCCCCGCGTACACACGGGCGGTGGTGGAGCGCGGGCTGCCGTCGGCCCCGACCCGCGAGGTCGAGCGCCGTGTGGAGCTGCGGACGCGGCGAGCCGAGCTGCTGCGCCGCGCGGACGCCCCGCAGGTGTGGGCGATCCTCGACGAGTCGGTGCTGCTGCGCGTCCTGGGCAGCCCCGAGGTGATGCGGGAGCAGCTCGCGCATCTGGTGGCGGTGGCCCGGCTGCCCCATGTGACCGTCCAGGTCGTCCCGTTGGACCTGACGCATGCCTCCGCGCCGACCATCCCCGTCACCTATCTGCGCTTCGGCGGCACCGATCTGCCCGACGTCGTCTATCTGGAGCAGATCACGAGCGCCACGTTCCTGGAGGACCAGGACGAGACGGAGGAGTACCGGATCGCCCTGGACCGGCTGGCCGACGAGGCCCTCAACCCGCGGGAGTCCCTGGCGCTGCTGGAGCAGACGGCGGAGCGGCGCTACGCCGCTCCGTGATCACGCCCTGCGCGACCCCGCCCGTGACTACGGGCGCAGGCGGCCCACACCGCCGAACTCGATCCACTCCTGGGTGAGTTGGCGCGGAGCCACCTCGTTGTCGGGGCGCCAGGTGGAGACCTCCACCAGCCCGGGGTCGAGGATGTCCATGCCTTCGAACAGCGCGGCGACGTCCTTCTCCTGGCGCACCCGGCCCCAGTGCCCCTGGGTGGCCTGGTCCATGAAGTCGGTGACGAACTTGCGGACCTCGGGGTCCTCGCTGACGAGCTGACACATCACCAGATAGCTGCCGGGCGCCAGCCGTTCGGCCACCCGGCGGACGACGGCCTGCGGACCGTCGGTGTCGCTGTCGGGGATGCAGTGGAAGACCGAGTTGAACAGCACGGCCACCGGCTGCGAGAAGTCGATCAGCCGGGTGGTGTCCTCGTTGGTGAAGATGGCCTCGGTCTCGCGCATGTCGGCGTGGATGACGGTGGTGCGCTCGTCCTGCTCCAGCAGGGCCCGGCCGTGGACGAGGACCATCGGGTCGTTGTCGACGTAGACGACGTGCGTCGTCGGGTCGATGCGCTGGGCGACCTGGTGGACGTTGTCCTGGGTGGGCAGGCCGGAGCCGTGGTCGAGGTACTGCCGGATCCCGTACTCCTGGGTCAGGGTCCGCACGATGCGCTGGAGGAAGCGCCGGTTGTTCAGCGCAAGGGCGCGGGTGCTGGGGACGACCTTGTCGAGCTCCTCGCAGGCGGCGCGGTCGGCCGCGTAGTTGTCCTTGCCGCCCAGGTAGTGGTCGTACATGCGCGCGGCGGTCGGCACCGTGGCATCGATCGACGTGGACAGCTGCTTGCCAGGCTGCATCTCTTCCCCCAGATCCCCGCCGTGCCCTGGTCTGGCGCGGCCGACAACCCATCCTAGGGAAACGGCAATTGGCGTGGCCACCCCTTGATCGACGGTTCCCCTGAAGGCGTCGACCCGGCGCGGCCGTCCGGCGTGTCGGCCAGGCGCGTCGACCGTTGAATCGACGGCCGCTTCGGCCACCGCGTCGACCTGGACTGGCAGTCCAATGACTGGACGTATGGTCTAATGCTTTCATGGATTCACGTGATTCGGGGGACTCCCGGGGTGCCCGGGATGCTGAGCGGGACGCGATCCTGCGGGCGCTGGGGCCTGTCGTCGCCGGGATCGCGGCGACGTTCGGGCCGGTGTGCGAGGTGGTGCTGCACGACTACCGGCGACCGGAGAAGTCGGTCGTCGCCGTCGCGGGGGCGGTGACGGGGCGCACGGTCGGCGGCGCGATGAGCGAGATCGGCCTGCGGGTGCTGGCCCGTGGAGACACCGCCGACGACGAGCTGAACTACGTCACCCGGATCGGCGACGGGCGGCTGGTGAAGTCGTCGACGATGCTGCTGCGCGACTCCGCCGCCGCGGTCTTCGGCGCGCTGTGCGTCAACGTGGACGTCACCGAGGTCACCCGCGCGCAGAGCCTGCTCGCCGCGCTGGCCGGCGCCGGGGGGACGCCGACGGGAACACCGGAGGGAGTGCTGGGGAAGGCGCCGGTCACCACCTTCGGCGACGACATCGACTCCGTCGTCGACGCTCTCCTCGACGCCCATCTGGCGCGCCAGGAGCAGACCTGGGCCGGCCTCGACCGGACACGGCGCCTCGCGCTCTTCCGGAGCCTGGACGAACACGGGGTGTTCGCCGTGCGCCGCGCGATCGAGCAGGTCGCCGCCCGCCTCGGCGTCTCCCGCGCCTCCGCGTACAGCTATCTCTCCCAGGCCCGGGCCTCGACCGACCCGACCGCCGCCGACACCTCCCAGGGAGCACGCCCGTGACGACCACACCTGCGCCGATCACCCTCGACGACGTCCGTGACGCGGCCGCCCGGCTCAAGGGCGTCGCCCACCGCACGCCCGTCCTGCGCTCCCGCACCCTCGACGCGCTCGTCGGCGCCGAGGTGCTCCTCAAGTGCGAGAACTTCCAGCGGGTGGGCGCCTTCAAGTTCCGCGGCGCCTACAATGCGGCCTCCCGGCTCACCCCCGAGCAGCTGTCCCGCGGCATCGCCGCCTACTCCTCCGGCAACCACGCCCAGGCGGTGGCCCTCGCGGCCCGCGAGCTGGGCGCCGCCGCGGTGATCGTCATGCCCGAGGACGCCCCGCGCTCCAAGCGGCGGGCGACGGAGGCGTACGGCGCCGAGATCGTGACGTACGACCGCTACGGCGGCGACCGGGTGGCCATCGCCGAGGCTCTGGCCGCCGACCGGGGCCTGACGCTGATCCCGCCCTACGAACACCCGCACGTCATGGCGGGCCAGGGCACAGCGGCCCTCGAACTCCTGGAGGAGGCAGGGGAGTTGGACGTGTTGCTCGCGCCGGTCGGCGGCGGCGGGCTGATCGCCGGCAGCGCCACGGCGGCCAAGGCGCTGCACCCGGGGATCAGGATCGTCGGCGTCGAGCCGGAGGCCGGCGACGACACCAAGCGGTCGCTGGAGGCGGGCCGGCGGATCGAGATCCCGGTGCCGCGCACCATCGCCGACGGCCAGGCCCTGCACATTCCGGGGGAGCTGACCTTCTCCGTGAACCGCCGGCTCGTCGACGAGATCGCCCTGGTGTCCGACGACGAGATCCGCGCGGCCATGCGGTTCGCCTTCGAGCGTCTGAAGATCGTGGTGGAGCCGAGCGGTGCGACCCCGCTGGCCGCCCTGCTCGCCGGCCGGGTGGACTCCCTGCCCCGCCGCGTCGGCGTGATCGTCTCCGGCGGCAACGTCGACGCCGACCGTTTCGCCGAGCTCTGCGGTCCCGCAACGACCTGAGCCCTGACCCCCACCTGCGCTCCTGCGCGTCTCCGCGCCGGTGTCCGGGCCCGGGTCCCCCGAATGGCGGCCTCCGGTGGCCGGGCGGACGATGGAGAGGTATGGGGGCCTGGCTACCACCGGCGGCATCCAGGGCCGTCGGGGAGACCGGCCCCGGCCGTGGTGAGGCGCGGTCGGAAGGAGGCAGCGTCATGCTGGAAGTGAAGACGCTCGACAAGCCGGACGAGCGGCGCGATTTCCCCCGCGGCCACCTCGAGGCCGTCCACATGACGAACCTCGATTTCGCCGTGGGCACCTTCGAGCCCGGCTGGCGCTGGTCCGAGTCGGTGGCCCCGATCGCGGGCACCGCCAGCTGCGAGATCCACCACAACGGCTACATCGTCTCGGGCCGCATGCACATCCGTATGGACGACGGCGGCGAGGGCGAACTGGGCCCCGGCGACGTCTTCGTGTGCCCGGCGGGACACGACGCGTGGGTCGTCGGCGACGAACAGTGCGTGGTCTACGACTTCGCCGGCTCGATGGCGAAGGAGTACGCCAAGGCGAAGGAGGGCTAGGCCCGGGCTCGACCAGGGTCAGACCGGGAGCAACCGCTCCACCAGTGCGCCGAGTTGGCGGGCGTTGCGGCACTCGTGCATCGCGACCAGCTCGGCGTACTCGGGTGCGGCCGAGTCGCCGGAGCCCCACTGGGGGAGCGGCTCCGGGTTCAACCAGTGGACGCGACGCGCCTGTCGGGCGATCCGCCGCAGCGCCGGCAGGTTCGGATCGCCCATGTTCGTCCGCGCGTCGCCCAGCACGAAGACCGTGGTGCGCGGGCCGACCGCCGTGCCGTACCGCTCCGTGAACTCGCCCAGGGCCGCGCCGTAGTCGCTGCTGCCGTGGTAGCCGGTCAGCGCGGCCTCCGCCTGGATGCGGGCGCCGAGGCCCGCCGGGTCGGCCGCGCCGTGTTCGAGCAGGGCGGTCACCTCGTCGACGCGGTTGACGAAGGCGAACACGCGTACCTTGGCGAACTGCTCGTGCAACGCCTGCACCAGCAGCATCGTGAAGTCGGAGAACCCGGACACCGAGCCCGACACATCGCACAGCAGCACCAGTTCGGGCCGTACCGGACGGCGCCGGCGGAGCACCGGCTTCATCGGCACTCCGCCCGTGGAAAGGGAGCCGCGCAGAGTGCGCCGCAGATCGATCGTGCCGCGCGCGGCACGACGACGGCGCGCGGCCAGCCGGGTCGCCAGCTTGCGTGCCAACGGCTGCACCGTGCGCCGTAGTTCGGCCAGCCGGTCCTTCCCGGCGTACAGGAAGTCGACCCGGTCCGCGGTCGGGGCCACGGCCCGCCGGGCGATCTCCTCCCGCCCCCGCCGCTCGGCGACCCGGCGGCGCGACTCCGCCGCCACCAGGGCCCGGAAGGCCTCGATCCGTCGCCGGATCTCGTCCTCCAGCAGTCGGCCGGCGAATCCGGACCCACCGCCCCGCGCCCGCAGATCGTCGCGGACCTGCGCCAACAGCGTCTGCGGCCGAAGCCGTTCGAGCGTCTGGTGCGAGGACCAGCCGTCCGAACCCGGTGAACTCCCGTACCCGCCAAGGCCGTCGACCGCCTCGATCGCCAACTGGGCCAGCATCGCGGTGTCGTCGGCGGCGAGCGCGGCGGCGAGCCGGTCGCGCAGCTCGTCCCGGTCGCCGGGCTCGCCCAGCGGGGCGCCGACGCCGCGCGGGAAGTACAGGTCGTAGACGGCGTCGAACACCCGCCGCTGCTCCGTCGAGTGCAGCAGCGTCGCGGCCAGCCCCTCGCGCAGCAGCCCGCGGTCCGCGAACCCCAGCGCCGCCGCGGCCTCGGCCGCGTCGACGGTCTCGCCGGTGCCGACCCGCACGCCGTGCTCCCGCAGCGCCGCGACGAACCCGGCCAGCCGCGCCGCCGTGTCCGCCGCATCGGTCTTGTGCGTCGTTTCCGTCGTACCCGTCGTACCCGTCGTAGGGGTGGTCATACGGCGTCCAGGTCGAGCTTCGTCGACGCCTTCAGGATGTCGTCCTGGTGCTTGAGGATCACGCCCAGACTGTCTCGTACGACGGTCTCGTCGAGGGTGTGGGCGCCCAGGGCGAGCAGGGTGCGGGCCCAGTCGATGGTCTCGGCGACCGAGGGAGCCTTGCGCAGGTCCATCGCGCGCAGCGCCCCGACCACCCGGACCACCGACTCGGCCAGCGCCGCGTCGATCCCGGGCACCTTGAGCCGGACGATCCGCCGCTCCAACTCCTCCTCGGGGAAGCCGATGTGCAGGAACAGACAGCGCCGGCGCAGCGCCTCCGACAGCTCACGGCTCGCGTTGGAGGTGAGGACGACGAAGGGGCGGCGGGTCGCGGTGATCGTGCCCAGCTCCGGGACGGTGACCTGGAAGTCGCTGAGCACCTCCAGGAGCAGGCCCTCCACCTCGATGTCCGCCTTGTCGGTCTCGTCGATCAGCAGCACCGTCGGCTCGTCGCCGCGCAGGGCGGTCAACAGGGGGCGCGGGAGCAGGAACTCCTCGCTGAAGATGTCCGTGCGGGTCTCGTCCCAGGTCTCGTCGCGGCCCGCGCTGATGCGCAGCAGCTGCTTGGCGTGGTTCCACTCGTACAGCGCCCGGGACTCGTCGACGCCCTCGTAGCACTGCAGCCGTACCAGCCGGGCCCGGGCCACCTGGGCGACGGCCTTGGCGAGCTCGGTCTTGCCGACCCCGGCCGGGCCCTCCACGAGCAGCGGCTTGCCGAGACGGTCGGCGAGGAACACGGTCGTGGCGACCGCGGGGGAGGCGAGGTACCCGGTCTCGGCGAGCCGGGCGGAGACATCGTCGACGGACGTGAACAACGGGGCCTCCGGACGGACGCGATCGGGGGAGAGAAGCATTTCCGATCACATATCTAAGCGCTTGTTCACCTCGCTTGTCGATGTCGTCGGCGATGTCGTCGGGGGTGTCGTCGGCCGTGCCGGCGCTGTCAGTGGCACCGGTTACGTTGTGTGCATGGGTGTGTATCTGGTGAGTGTCGCCACGCAGGACTGGTTCGCGCGGGAGGAGGGGGGACATGCGGAGGTCGCCTCGGCGCTGGCCGAGGAGCTGCGCCGACGCGGGCTGCCGCCGTACCGGCCCGGAGCGGGGGCGCGGGAGGCGCCGGGCTGGTTCGAGGAGAAGGTCAGCCCCTCCATGGACGGGTTCGTCGCGCTGTGCCGGGCGCGGCTCACGGACGCGGAGGTCGCCACCCTCCTCGACTGGTCCGTGCTGGTGCCGCTGTCGCTGGATGAGGGGATAACGCTGCCCGTCGGCTCGGCGTACACCGACGAGACGCTGGTCGCCGGGGCCCCGCAGGTCCTCGCCCTCGCCGAGCGCCTGGCCGCCGTCATCGGCCTGCCCCTGGACGCGATACCGGCGACGGGCGGGAATCTCGAACTGACCCTGTGGTTCCTGGACGGCGAGGGGCGAGAGGCCGCCGCCACCCACCCGGGCCCCTGGGCCGAGGACCTGGACGCGGCCTTCTACGTGGCGCTGTACCTGCGCGCCGCCCGGTACGCCCTGCGGTACGGCTGCGCGATGAAGTACTGCTGAACGTACTGCCGAGCACACGGCCGAGCGCGCAGCCCCTTCACCAGGTCACCGATAGGCGGCCGCGTTGCGTCGCGCCCACTCGGCGAAGCCGCGCGGCGCCCGGCCCAGCACCCGCTCCACGTCGGCGCTGACCCGCTGCTCGGCGGGCGTCGGCGCGCCGAGGATGGCCAGCGAGGTCTCGACGACAGGCTCCGGCATGAACGCCAGCATCTGCTCACGCGCTTCTTCCCGCGTCTGCTCGACGAACCGGACGGGCTCGCCCAGCGCCTCGCCGATCGCGGCGGCCCGCTGCCGGGGCGTGGTCGGCGCGGGCCCGGTCAACTCGTAGACGGCGCCGACGTGTCCGTCCTCCCGCAGCGCCACGGCCGCGACCTCGGCGATGTCGGCCGGGTCGACGGTGGGCAGTCCGACGTCCCCGAAGGGGGCCGGGGCGGTCCGGTGGGCGCGCACCGGTTCCACCCAGGCGTAGGCGTTGGTGTGGAAGCTGCCCGGCCGCAGGATCGTCCAGTCCAGGCCCGACTCCCGCACGGCGTCCTCGACGGCACGCATCACGCCCCCGTGCGACGGCGACTCGGGTCGTGTCACCACCCCCAGGGAGGACAGCAGCACCACGCGGCCGATCCCGCTCGCCTTCGCCGCGTCGAGAACGTCCCGTGGCCTGAGCAGATGCGCGCCGGCCCCACCGTCGTGGAGGAACAGCGCGTCGGCCCCGTCGAACACCGGCCGCAGGCTCTCCGCGTCGGTGAGGTCCGCGCGCATCTGCCGTACGCCGTCCGGGACCTCCGCGTCCGAGATGTTCCGGGACGTCGCGGTCACCCGCGCACCGGCCGTCGCGAGAATGCGGACCAGCTCACGGCCGACGTTACCGGTCGCCCCCGTCACCACGATCATGGCTAACTCCCTGCTGAGGATGGGTTGTTGCTCTTGCCTGTCGTCCTTGCACAGCGAAGCTAACACCGCTCGTATAGTGGGTACCTAGAGGAAAGTGACTCTCCCGGAGGGATGCACATGACCGCCCATGCGCCGGAGACTCCGACCGAGACGGATCCCGAACTCGCCTGCCCCATCGCCCCCGTCGTCGACATCGTGTTCAGCCGCTGGACCACGCCGATCCTGTGGACGCTGCACACTCAGGGGCGCCAGCGCTTCGTCGAGCTGGAACGCCGGATCGCGCGCATCACCCCCAA
This window of the Streptomyces sp. NBC_01275 genome carries:
- a CDS encoding NADPH-dependent F420 reductase, with translation MTKTLGLIGAGNIGSALARLAVAAGLNVVLSNSRGPETLADLVADLGEQARAATPAEAAQAGDLVVATVPLNTYAQLPAAALAGKTVIDTMNYYPERDDRIAELDAGEQTSSALVQRHLTDSQVVKAFNSIDFVRLFSSARPADADDRSALPIAGDDKAAKSQVAELLDALGYDAVDMGTLADSWRSEPGTPVYVQPYLSARPEGLTQEETGRWFFEVPGVPVPADKVRELTATAVRRSAGDARATLA
- a CDS encoding NAD(P)H-binding protein, producing MTFLLLGATGATGALFVERATAAGHEVLAFVRDASKITPAERLTPRKEIDP
- a CDS encoding pirin family protein, whose amino-acid sequence is MSNLDRAPVPSVCGGRGFVVAEPVRELLSPRRVKLGGSTEVRRLLPNLGRRMIGAWAFVDHYGPDDIADEPGMQVPPHPHMGLQTVSWLHEGEVLHRDSTGSLQTIRPRELGLMTSGRAISHSEESPKAHARLLHGAQLWVALPDAHRHTDPAFEHHADLPTVTAPGLTATVLLGGLDGSTSPGSAYTPIVGADLALARGADVRLPLDPDFEYGVLSMSGEVHVDGVPVLPGSMLYLGCGRTELPLRAESDAGLMLLGGEPFEEELVMWWNFVGRSQEEIVQAREDWMKGARFGEVRGYDGDPLRAPELPPTPLKPRGRAR
- a CDS encoding ATP-binding protein, yielding MSSPAQFRSHESVRDSPRTAVLPLAGSREGFAQARDFTHRVLDGWSLDHCSDDAVMVVTELAANAVLHALPDPEADDFDVRLRLSLRRSHLVCAVTDPSDDPPLYPHDGDPLLEHGRGLHIVEALSEHWGWTRRSPMGKTVWAMLPTRLHP
- a CDS encoding DUF397 domain-containing protein, with amino-acid sequence MSSVPNGVQASALDVRWMKSSHSSAQGNCVEVAALDGGDVALRNSRDPHGPALVYTPAELAAFVAGAKDGEFDHLL
- a CDS encoding helix-turn-helix transcriptional regulator, which encodes MPFESPRVSRLEPYLNRAEPAPTLLKMLVGVQLAGIREDVGLSQDQAARAVGFSPAKLSRIEAGKGRRPPTEADVRALLEQYGTDAYEASVLLQLLRRAGEPGWWQRYDKRLMPEWFDRFVGLQEAAIAIRTFEIQYVPGLLQTPAYTRAVVERGLPSAPTREVERRVELRTRRAELLRRADAPQVWAILDESVLLRVLGSPEVMREQLAHLVAVARLPHVTVQVVPLDLTHASAPTIPVTYLRFGGTDLPDVVYLEQITSATFLEDQDETEEYRIALDRLADEALNPRESLALLEQTAERRYAAP
- a CDS encoding SAM-dependent methyltransferase; protein product: MQPGKQLSTSIDATVPTAARMYDHYLGGKDNYAADRAACEELDKVVPSTRALALNNRRFLQRIVRTLTQEYGIRQYLDHGSGLPTQDNVHQVAQRIDPTTHVVYVDNDPMVLVHGRALLEQDERTTVIHADMRETEAIFTNEDTTRLIDFSQPVAVLFNSVFHCIPDSDTDGPQAVVRRVAERLAPGSYLVMCQLVSEDPEVRKFVTDFMDQATQGHWGRVRQEKDVAALFEGMDILDPGLVEVSTWRPDNEVAPRQLTQEWIEFGGVGRLRP
- a CDS encoding transcriptional regulator produces the protein MDSRDSGDSRGARDAERDAILRALGPVVAGIAATFGPVCEVVLHDYRRPEKSVVAVAGAVTGRTVGGAMSEIGLRVLARGDTADDELNYVTRIGDGRLVKSSTMLLRDSAAAVFGALCVNVDVTEVTRAQSLLAALAGAGGTPTGTPEGVLGKAPVTTFGDDIDSVVDALLDAHLARQEQTWAGLDRTRRLALFRSLDEHGVFAVRRAIEQVAARLGVSRASAYSYLSQARASTDPTAADTSQGARP
- a CDS encoding threo-3-hydroxy-L-aspartate ammonia-lyase, which encodes MTTTPAPITLDDVRDAAARLKGVAHRTPVLRSRTLDALVGAEVLLKCENFQRVGAFKFRGAYNAASRLTPEQLSRGIAAYSSGNHAQAVALAARELGAAAVIVMPEDAPRSKRRATEAYGAEIVTYDRYGGDRVAIAEALAADRGLTLIPPYEHPHVMAGQGTAALELLEEAGELDVLLAPVGGGGLIAGSATAAKALHPGIRIVGVEPEAGDDTKRSLEAGRRIEIPVPRTIADGQALHIPGELTFSVNRRLVDEIALVSDDEIRAAMRFAFERLKIVVEPSGATPLAALLAGRVDSLPRRVGVIVSGGNVDADRFAELCGPATT
- a CDS encoding cupin domain-containing protein encodes the protein MLEVKTLDKPDERRDFPRGHLEAVHMTNLDFAVGTFEPGWRWSESVAPIAGTASCEIHHNGYIVSGRMHIRMDDGGEGELGPGDVFVCPAGHDAWVVGDEQCVVYDFAGSMAKEYAKAKEG